In Streptomyces chartreusis NRRL 3882, the following are encoded in one genomic region:
- a CDS encoding GntR family transcriptional regulator → MDHKFEWQEQRMTTPDGVYRTLRAAILDGTVPPGGQLREAHIAADLGISRSPLREALTKLEEEGLVVKIPYRGAFVVEVSAREVAEIDSVRLRVEPYAAELSAEALRGPERPQLLQTVEDLRRAMEKDDIPASIDAHLRFHGLFYDLSGHGVLQSLWNGWETKLRLHLSVDHRTYSDNPQQLVVEHERLAAVALEGDTDAFRRELAAHFPMGLGAQTGEPGERTSRHM, encoded by the coding sequence GTGGATCACAAGTTCGAGTGGCAGGAGCAGCGGATGACGACGCCGGACGGCGTCTACCGCACACTGCGTGCCGCCATCCTCGACGGGACCGTACCTCCTGGTGGCCAGCTGCGTGAGGCGCACATCGCCGCGGATCTCGGGATCAGCCGGTCCCCGCTGCGCGAGGCGCTGACCAAGCTGGAGGAGGAAGGGCTCGTCGTCAAGATCCCCTACCGCGGGGCCTTCGTCGTAGAAGTGAGCGCCCGTGAGGTCGCCGAGATCGACTCGGTCCGGCTACGTGTCGAGCCGTACGCCGCCGAACTCTCGGCCGAAGCACTGCGCGGTCCCGAGCGGCCTCAGTTGCTGCAAACCGTCGAGGATCTCCGCCGTGCAATGGAGAAGGACGACATCCCGGCCAGCATCGACGCGCACCTCCGTTTCCACGGGCTCTTCTATGATCTCTCGGGGCACGGCGTCCTGCAGAGCCTCTGGAACGGCTGGGAGACCAAGCTGCGCCTCCACCTCAGCGTCGATCACCGCACGTACAGCGACAACCCGCAGCAACTGGTCGTCGAGCACGAGCGGCTGGCCGCGGTCGCCCTGGAAGGCGACACCGACGCGTTCCGCCGGGAACTGGCTGCCCACTTCCCCATGGGGCTGGGAGCCCAGACGGGAGAACCGGGGGAGCGCACGTCCCGGCACATGTGA
- a CDS encoding haloacid dehalogenase type II has protein sequence MGFNVKPKFVTFDMNGTLIKFSINDAMREVLGDRLPAEVADEYLRICKAYRIDECTGAYQPFHQIVARSMERASRKVGLEYREDEARAVYERIPTWGPHPGVTEALNRLAEAVPLVIITNSDTAHAVRLAENLKAPFEVVISAEEMGVYKPRLRAFEYMFDKLGVTPDEVVHVSASPMYDLRSAAIMGIENKVYVDRGWEHDEHWLGYERITDIADLPVLFGLPRP, from the coding sequence ATGGGATTCAATGTCAAGCCCAAGTTCGTGACGTTCGACATGAACGGAACGCTGATCAAGTTCAGCATCAACGACGCGATGCGTGAGGTCCTGGGCGACCGGCTGCCGGCCGAGGTCGCCGACGAGTACCTGCGGATCTGCAAGGCGTACCGGATCGACGAGTGCACGGGCGCGTACCAGCCGTTCCACCAGATCGTCGCGCGCTCCATGGAACGCGCCTCGCGCAAGGTCGGTCTCGAGTACCGCGAGGACGAGGCGCGGGCCGTGTACGAGCGCATCCCCACCTGGGGCCCGCACCCCGGTGTCACCGAGGCGCTGAACCGCCTGGCCGAGGCGGTCCCGCTGGTCATCATCACCAACAGCGACACCGCGCACGCCGTGCGCCTCGCGGAGAACCTCAAGGCCCCGTTCGAGGTCGTCATCAGCGCCGAGGAGATGGGCGTCTACAAGCCGCGACTCCGCGCTTTCGAGTACATGTTCGACAAGCTCGGCGTGACGCCCGACGAGGTCGTGCACGTCTCCGCGAGCCCCATGTACGACCTGCGCTCCGCGGCCATCATGGGCATCGAGAACAAGGTGTACGTCGACCGCGGCTGGGAGCACGACGAGCACTGGCTCGGCTACGAGCGGATCACCGACATCGCCGACCTCCCCGTCCTCTTCGGCCTGCCCCGCCCCTGA
- a CDS encoding RidA family protein, translating to MSQPLPQTVKGDSASERLHNLGLELPELAGNAYYVHHRAVGSSIHISGQLPYKDGELLGQGVVGRDVELETAKELARHAALNCLAAAVQAVGDLDRVRIVQMLVFVASTPDLGLQSQVANAASELLIEVLGENGRHARTAIGVAGLPLNTPVEIQMVCTAV from the coding sequence ATGAGTCAGCCCCTGCCTCAAACCGTCAAGGGTGACTCGGCTTCGGAAAGGCTCCACAACCTCGGACTGGAGCTACCCGAACTCGCCGGTAACGCGTACTACGTGCACCACCGGGCGGTGGGCTCCAGCATCCACATCTCCGGCCAACTGCCTTACAAGGACGGCGAGCTGCTGGGGCAGGGTGTCGTCGGCCGGGACGTGGAGCTGGAGACCGCGAAGGAGCTCGCGCGCCATGCCGCGCTCAACTGCCTGGCCGCCGCTGTGCAGGCGGTGGGTGATCTGGACCGGGTCCGGATCGTGCAGATGCTCGTCTTCGTGGCCAGCACGCCGGACCTCGGTCTGCAGTCGCAGGTCGCCAACGCGGCCAGCGAACTGCTCATCGAGGTGCTGGGCGAGAACGGACGGCACGCCCGGACCGCGATCGGTGTCGCCGGACTGCCCCTCAACACCCCGGTGGAGATCCAGATGGTCTGCACTGCGGTGTAG